One window of the Ideonella sp. WA131b genome contains the following:
- the clpA gene encoding ATP-dependent Clp protease ATP-binding subunit ClpA, with the protein MIAQELEVSLHMAFVEARQQRHEFITVEHLLMALLDNPSAAEVLRACAANIEDLRKSLSTFIRENTPTVGGTEEVDTQPTLGFQRVIQRAIMHVQSTGSGKKEVTGANVLVAIFGEKDSHAVYYLHQQGVTRLDVVNFIAHGIKKSDPPEPAKSNDSGGPEGEKEEAGGGADTKGSPLEQFTQNLNQLARDGKIDPLIGREHEVERVIQVLCRRRKNNPLLVGEAGVGKTAIAEGLAWRITQGAVPEVLADATVYALDMGALLAGTKYRGDFEQRLKGVLKQLKEHANAVLFIDEIHTLIGAGAASGGTLDASNLLKPALSSGAMKCIGATTFTEYRGIFEKDAALSRRFQKVDVIEPTVEQTVEILKGLKSRFEEHHSVKYAAGALQAAAELSAKYINDRHLPDKAIDVIDEAGAAQRILPAAKRKKTITRNEVEEIVAKIARIPPQSVNSDDRSKLKSLDRDLKSVVFGQDPAIDALAAAIKMARSGLGKPDKPIGSFLFSGPTGVGKTEVAKQLAYVLGIDLIRFDMSEYMERHAVSRLIGAPPGYVGFDQGGLLTEAITKKPHAVLLLDEIEKAHPDVFNVLLQVMDHGTLTDNNGRKADFRNVIIIMTTNAGAETMNKSTIGFTTKREQGDEMGDIKRLFTPEFRNRLDAIVNFRSLDEEIILRVVDKFLLQLESQLAEKKVEVTFSDALRRHLAKRGFDPLMGARPMQRLIQDTIRRALADELLFGRLVDGGRLSVDLDDQGEVLLDIQPPRKSDKPKTEPTTV; encoded by the coding sequence ATGATCGCCCAAGAGCTTGAAGTCAGCCTGCACATGGCCTTCGTCGAGGCGCGCCAGCAGCGGCATGAGTTCATCACCGTCGAGCATCTGCTGATGGCGCTGCTCGACAATCCCTCGGCCGCCGAAGTCCTGCGGGCCTGCGCGGCCAACATCGAAGACCTGCGCAAGAGCCTGTCGACCTTCATCCGCGAGAACACGCCGACGGTCGGCGGCACGGAAGAGGTGGACACGCAGCCGACGCTGGGCTTCCAGCGCGTCATCCAGCGCGCCATCATGCACGTTCAAAGCACGGGCAGCGGCAAGAAGGAGGTCACTGGCGCCAATGTGCTGGTGGCCATCTTCGGCGAGAAGGACAGCCACGCGGTCTATTACCTGCATCAGCAAGGCGTCACGAGGCTGGATGTCGTGAACTTCATCGCTCACGGCATCAAGAAGAGCGATCCACCGGAGCCGGCCAAGAGCAACGACAGCGGCGGTCCCGAGGGCGAGAAGGAAGAGGCCGGTGGCGGCGCCGACACCAAGGGCTCGCCGTTGGAGCAGTTCACGCAGAATCTCAACCAGCTCGCCCGCGATGGCAAAATCGACCCGCTGATCGGCCGCGAGCACGAGGTCGAACGCGTGATCCAGGTGCTGTGCCGTCGGCGCAAGAACAACCCGCTGCTGGTGGGCGAAGCCGGCGTGGGCAAGACGGCGATAGCCGAGGGCCTGGCCTGGCGCATCACCCAGGGCGCCGTGCCCGAGGTGCTGGCCGACGCCACCGTCTACGCGCTCGACATGGGCGCTCTGCTGGCCGGCACCAAGTACCGCGGCGACTTCGAGCAGCGCCTGAAGGGCGTGCTCAAGCAGCTGAAGGAGCACGCCAACGCAGTGCTGTTCATCGATGAGATCCATACCCTCATCGGCGCAGGCGCGGCCAGCGGCGGCACGCTCGACGCCAGCAACCTGCTCAAGCCCGCGCTCAGCAGCGGCGCCATGAAGTGCATCGGCGCCACCACCTTCACCGAGTACCGAGGCATCTTCGAGAAGGACGCGGCGCTGTCGCGGCGCTTTCAGAAGGTCGACGTCATCGAGCCCACGGTGGAGCAGACGGTGGAGATCCTCAAGGGTCTGAAGAGCCGCTTCGAGGAGCACCACAGTGTCAAGTACGCCGCCGGTGCGCTGCAGGCTGCGGCCGAGCTGTCGGCCAAGTACATCAACGACCGCCACCTGCCTGACAAGGCCATCGATGTGATCGACGAGGCCGGTGCGGCGCAGCGCATCTTGCCGGCGGCCAAGCGCAAAAAGACGATCACCCGCAATGAGGTCGAGGAGATCGTCGCCAAGATTGCGCGCATCCCGCCGCAGAGCGTCAACTCCGACGATCGCAGCAAGCTCAAGAGCCTGGATCGCGACTTGAAGAGCGTGGTCTTCGGCCAGGATCCGGCCATCGATGCGCTGGCCGCCGCCATCAAGATGGCGCGCAGTGGCCTGGGCAAGCCCGACAAGCCCATCGGCAGCTTTCTCTTCAGCGGCCCCACGGGAGTGGGCAAGACCGAGGTCGCCAAACAGCTGGCCTACGTCCTGGGCATCGACCTGATCCGCTTCGACATGAGCGAGTACATGGAGCGCCACGCCGTGAGCCGCCTGATCGGCGCGCCCCCGGGCTATGTGGGTTTCGACCAGGGCGGACTGCTCACCGAGGCCATCACCAAGAAGCCGCACGCCGTGCTGCTGCTCGATGAGATCGAGAAGGCGCACCCCGACGTCTTCAATGTGCTGCTGCAGGTCATGGACCACGGTACGCTGACCGACAACAACGGGCGCAAGGCCGACTTCCGCAACGTGATCATCATCATGACCACGAACGCGGGCGCGGAGACGATGAACAAGTCGACCATCGGCTTCACGACCAAGCGCGAGCAGGGCGACGAGATGGGTGACATCAAGCGGTTGTTCACGCCCGAGTTCCGCAATCGGCTGGACGCCATCGTGAACTTCCGCTCACTCGACGAAGAGATCATCCTGCGCGTGGTGGACAAGTTCCTGCTGCAGCTGGAGAGCCAGCTCGCCGAGAAGAAGGTCGAGGTCACCTTCAGCGATGCGCTGCGCAGGCACCTCGCCAAGAGGGGCTTTGACCCGCTGATGGGTGCGCGGCCGATGCAGCGGCTCATCCAGGACACGATACGCCGCGCGCTGGCCGATGAGTTGCTGTTCGGCCGCCTCGTTGACGGAGGCCGCCTCTCGGTCGACCTCGACGACCAGGGCGAGGTGCTGCTCGACATCCAGCCGCCCCGCAAGAGCGACAAGCCCAAGACGGAGCCGACGACGGTGTGA
- the clpS gene encoding ATP-dependent Clp protease adapter ClpS — translation MPEETPPSPPPRPAAPPRDPDGVVVAERKAVRTKPPAPYQVVMLNDDYTPMEFVVMVLQRFFHRDIDTATHIMLLIHREGRGICGVYPKDVAATKVELVLTAARREGHPLQCIMEAA, via the coding sequence ATGCCCGAGGAAACCCCTCCGTCTCCCCCGCCACGGCCTGCCGCGCCCCCGCGCGATCCGGATGGCGTGGTGGTGGCCGAGCGCAAGGCCGTGCGCACGAAGCCACCGGCTCCGTACCAGGTGGTGATGCTCAATGACGACTACACGCCGATGGAGTTCGTCGTCATGGTGTTGCAGCGGTTTTTCCACCGCGACATCGACACCGCCACCCACATCATGCTGCTCATCCACCGCGAAGGCCGTGGTATCTGTGGTGTGTATCCCAAGGATGTCGCTGCGACCAAGGTCGAGCTGGTGCTCACGGCGGCACGCCGTGAAGGGCACCCCCTGCAATGCATTATGGAGGCCGCATGA
- a CDS encoding cold shock domain-containing protein, which translates to MAIGIVKWFNDAKGFGFIEPEGGGADVFAHFSAVQMDGFRTLKQGSQVSYDLVQGPKGDLAQNIKAVEVADAGLRTDASAARHGAEPQTAASRR; encoded by the coding sequence ATGGCGATCGGCATAGTCAAGTGGTTCAACGATGCCAAGGGCTTCGGCTTCATCGAGCCCGAGGGGGGCGGTGCCGATGTGTTCGCGCATTTCTCGGCCGTGCAGATGGACGGCTTCCGCACCCTCAAGCAAGGCAGTCAAGTCAGCTACGACCTTGTGCAGGGGCCGAAGGGAGACCTGGCCCAGAACATCAAGGCCGTCGAGGTGGCTGATGCGGGCCTCAGGACGGATGCCTCGGCGGCTCGTCACGGTGCGGAGCCGCAGACTGCGGCCTCGCGACGCTGA
- a CDS encoding amidohydrolase: MKTDDLIAIDVHTHAEVSCWNPFDNYGEEYDRAADKYFGSNRRPTIAETVAYYRERRIGLVMFTVDSESQLGRRRIPNEEIAEAAKANADMMICFGSIDPHKGKMGAREARRLIEEHGVRGFKFHPTVQGFLPYDRMAWPLYEVIAEYKLPAIFHSGHSGIGSGMRCGGGLRLQNSNPMLLEDVAIAFPDIEIVIAHPSWPWQDEALSLALHKPNIWIDLSGWSPKYFPPQLVQYANTLLKDRMLFGSDYPLITPERWMKDFDEAGFKDKVKPLILKDNAMRLLRLRGAAA, from the coding sequence ATGAAGACCGACGACCTCATCGCCATCGACGTGCACACGCATGCCGAGGTGTCCTGCTGGAACCCCTTTGACAACTACGGCGAGGAGTACGACCGCGCGGCCGACAAGTACTTCGGAAGCAACCGCCGGCCCACCATCGCCGAGACGGTGGCCTACTACCGCGAGCGCAGGATCGGCTTGGTCATGTTCACGGTGGACAGCGAGAGCCAGCTCGGCCGGCGGCGCATTCCCAACGAGGAGATCGCCGAGGCCGCAAAGGCCAACGCGGACATGATGATCTGCTTCGGCAGCATCGACCCTCACAAAGGCAAGATGGGCGCCCGCGAGGCGCGCCGCCTGATCGAGGAGCACGGCGTCAGGGGCTTCAAGTTCCACCCGACAGTGCAGGGCTTCCTGCCCTACGACCGCATGGCCTGGCCGCTGTATGAGGTGATCGCCGAGTACAAGCTGCCGGCGATCTTCCACAGTGGCCACAGCGGCATCGGCAGCGGTATGCGTTGCGGCGGCGGACTGCGCCTGCAGAACAGCAACCCGATGCTGCTGGAAGACGTGGCGATCGCCTTCCCGGACATCGAGATCGTCATCGCCCACCCGAGCTGGCCCTGGCAGGACGAGGCGCTGAGCCTGGCGCTGCACAAACCCAACATCTGGATCGATCTGTCAGGCTGGAGCCCGAAGTACTTTCCGCCGCAGCTGGTGCAATACGCCAACACGCTGCTGAAGGACCGCATGCTGTTCGGCAGCGACTACCCGCTGATCACACCCGAGCGCTGGATGAAGGACTTCGACGAGGCCGGCTTCAAGGACAAGGTCAAGCCGCTGATCCTGAAGGACAACGCCATGCGGCTGCTGCGTCTGCGGGGCGCAGCAGCCTGA
- a CDS encoding P-II family nitrogen regulator, with protein sequence MKQITAIIKPFKLEEVREALGDVGVSGLTVTEVKGFGRQKGHTELYRGAEYVVDFLPKVKVEVVVKEADVDRCIEAIIKAAKTGKIGDGKIFVTAVDQVVRIRTGETDEAAI encoded by the coding sequence ATGAAGCAGATCACGGCCATCATCAAGCCCTTCAAGCTCGAAGAGGTGCGCGAGGCGCTGGGCGATGTGGGCGTGTCCGGCCTCACGGTCACCGAGGTCAAGGGCTTCGGCCGGCAGAAGGGCCACACCGAGCTCTACCGCGGCGCGGAGTACGTGGTGGACTTCCTGCCCAAGGTGAAGGTCGAGGTCGTGGTCAAGGAAGCCGACGTCGACCGCTGCATCGAGGCCATCATCAAGGCCGCCAAGACGGGCAAGATCGGCGACGGCAAGATCTTCGTCACGGCGGTGGATCAGGTGGTGCGCATCCGCACCGGCGAGACGGACGAAGCGGCGATCTGA
- a CDS encoding NAD+ synthase, with amino-acid sequence MSIPASTVDPARPPVRVALAQINATVGDLDGNARLIEAAARAAHAQGAALVLTPELALTGYPPEDLLLRPAFLAESARVLQALAERLADCGGLCVIVGHPQAANERGGWRTRSLAVAERYNAASVLQGGRVAGTYAKRELPNYQVFDERRYFASGRDAGLPPLVFEAGGCRFGVLICEDAWFDEPGRAARGAGAELLCVLNASPFHLGKAGEREERMAERSRATGCPLLFSHLVGGQDEVVFDGASFVLDAHGQIGARAASFEPALLLADIAPNGTVAGPVAPLPEPEAQVWQALVLGVRDYLGKNGFPGAIIGLSGGIDSALVLAVAVDALGADKVRAVMMPSRYTADISWLDARDMAARLGVRYDEIAIEPMFDAFRASLAPQFAGLAEDTAEENLQARIRGTLLMALSNKTGAIVLTTGNKSEMATGYCTLYGDMAGGFAVIKDVAKTLVYRLAEWKNRQPARRADGSVGPVIPERIITRAPSAELRPDQTDQDSLPPYEVLDDILAQYMEEDRSIEEIVAGGHARADVERVTRLIKLNEYKRRQAPVGIRITHRGFGRDWRYPITSRFRA; translated from the coding sequence ATGTCCATCCCAGCGTCCACCGTCGATCCGGCCCGACCCCCAGTGCGGGTGGCGCTGGCCCAGATCAACGCGACGGTCGGCGATCTGGACGGTAACGCAAGACTGATCGAGGCCGCCGCGCGAGCTGCCCACGCCCAGGGCGCCGCCCTGGTGTTGACGCCCGAGCTGGCGCTGACCGGCTACCCGCCCGAGGACCTGTTGCTGCGCCCGGCCTTCCTGGCCGAGAGTGCGCGCGTCCTCCAGGCGCTGGCCGAGCGGCTGGCCGACTGCGGCGGCCTCTGCGTCATCGTCGGTCACCCCCAGGCGGCCAACGAGCGCGGCGGCTGGCGCACGCGCTCGTTGGCCGTGGCCGAGCGATACAACGCCGCTTCGGTGCTGCAGGGCGGGCGGGTGGCCGGCACTTACGCCAAGCGTGAACTGCCCAACTATCAGGTGTTCGACGAGCGCCGCTACTTCGCCAGCGGGCGCGACGCCGGCCTGCCGCCGCTGGTCTTTGAGGCCGGCGGTTGCCGCTTCGGCGTGCTGATCTGCGAGGACGCCTGGTTCGACGAGCCCGGCCGTGCTGCGCGCGGGGCCGGCGCCGAACTGCTGTGCGTGCTCAACGCCAGTCCCTTCCACCTGGGGAAGGCCGGCGAGCGCGAGGAGCGCATGGCCGAGCGCTCGCGCGCCACGGGTTGCCCGCTGCTGTTTTCGCACCTCGTCGGCGGGCAGGACGAGGTGGTCTTTGACGGCGCCTCGTTCGTGCTCGACGCGCATGGGCAGATCGGCGCGCGCGCCGCCAGTTTTGAGCCGGCGCTGCTGCTGGCCGACATCGCGCCCAATGGCACGGTGGCTGGCCCGGTGGCGCCGCTGCCCGAGCCCGAGGCCCAGGTCTGGCAGGCCCTGGTGCTGGGCGTGCGCGACTACCTCGGCAAGAACGGATTCCCCGGCGCCATCATCGGCCTGTCGGGGGGCATCGATTCAGCCCTGGTGCTGGCCGTGGCGGTCGATGCACTCGGCGCCGACAAGGTGCGTGCGGTGATGATGCCCAGTCGCTACACGGCCGACATCTCCTGGCTGGACGCCCGCGACATGGCCGCGCGGCTGGGCGTGCGCTACGACGAGATCGCCATCGAGCCCATGTTCGACGCCTTCCGCGCGAGCCTGGCGCCGCAGTTCGCCGGCCTGGCCGAAGACACGGCGGAGGAGAACCTGCAGGCGCGCATCCGCGGCACGCTGCTGATGGCGCTGAGCAACAAGACCGGTGCCATCGTGCTGACCACCGGCAACAAGAGCGAGATGGCGACCGGCTACTGCACGTTGTACGGCGACATGGCCGGCGGCTTCGCCGTCATCAAGGACGTGGCCAAGACCCTCGTGTACCGCCTGGCCGAGTGGAAGAACCGCCAGCCCGCGCGCCGCGCCGATGGCAGCGTGGGCCCGGTGATCCCGGAGCGCATCATCACGCGCGCACCCTCGGCCGAACTGCGGCCCGACCAGACCGACCAGGACAGCCTGCCACCCTACGAGGTGCTCGACGACATCCTGGCGCAGTACATGGAAGAAGACCGCTCGATCGAGGAGATCGTGGCCGGCGGCCATGCCCGCGCCGACGTCGAGCGCGTCACGAGGCTGATCAAGCTGAACGAGTACAAGCGGCGCCAGGCCCCCGTGGGCATCCGCATCACCCACCGCGGTTTCGGGAGGGACTGGCGCTATCCCATCACCTCGAGGTTCCGTGCTTAA
- a CDS encoding N-acetyltransferase — translation MSIDLGSLVHDYRVRVCDDPTSLDGASWNALLAAQPQPTPFLRHEYLAALHASGSAAPDTGWSPCFVLLERGHDLHAAVALYAKTHSYGEYVFDWAWAEAYARHGLRYYPKLLGAVPFTPVPGTRLLARDASARAALVQSLRQLLAANPRLSSAHLLFVDDTDRAALKADGWMLRRGVQFHWEQDATDPAPDFAALLARLQRDKRKKIQQDRRRVAEQGVVFGAHEGTAITPALWDFFHHCYALTYAAHHSTPYLTRGFFARMAATMPEHWLMFVAQREGIPIAASLVAIDRPRRTAWGRYWGATEAVSCLHFEACYYQPLAWCLAEGFERFEGGAQGAHKMARGLLPVATHSAHWLRDERFAGAVADFLEREGDGVAAYVDELRERNPFKATPPGTA, via the coding sequence ATGTCGATTGACCTCGGGAGTCTCGTGCACGATTATCGCGTCCGGGTCTGCGACGACCCGACATCGCTCGACGGCGCGTCCTGGAACGCGCTGCTGGCGGCGCAGCCGCAACCCACGCCCTTTCTGCGGCATGAGTACCTCGCGGCGCTGCATGCCAGCGGCAGCGCGGCGCCGGACACCGGATGGTCGCCATGCTTTGTGCTTCTGGAGCGAGGCCACGACTTGCACGCGGCCGTGGCGCTTTACGCCAAGACGCACAGCTACGGCGAGTACGTGTTCGACTGGGCCTGGGCCGAGGCCTACGCCCGCCACGGCCTGCGCTACTACCCCAAGCTGCTGGGCGCGGTGCCGTTCACCCCTGTGCCTGGCACGAGGCTGCTGGCGCGCGACGCTTCGGCGCGCGCGGCACTGGTGCAGTCGCTGCGCCAGCTGCTGGCGGCGAATCCGCGGCTGTCGTCGGCGCACCTGCTGTTCGTGGACGACACCGACCGCGCCGCGCTGAAGGCCGACGGCTGGATGCTGCGCCGGGGCGTCCAGTTCCATTGGGAGCAAGACGCCACCGATCCGGCACCCGACTTCGCGGCGCTTCTGGCGCGCCTGCAGCGCGACAAGCGCAAGAAGATCCAGCAGGACCGTCGCCGCGTCGCCGAGCAGGGCGTGGTCTTCGGCGCCCATGAGGGCACGGCCATCACGCCTGCGCTGTGGGACTTCTTCCACCACTGCTACGCACTCACCTATGCCGCGCACCACAGCACGCCTTACCTCACCCGTGGCTTCTTCGCGCGCATGGCGGCGACGATGCCGGAGCACTGGCTGATGTTCGTGGCCCAACGCGAGGGCATCCCGATCGCGGCATCGCTGGTCGCCATAGACCGCCCGCGCCGCACCGCCTGGGGCCGCTACTGGGGCGCCACCGAGGCCGTGAGCTGCCTGCACTTCGAGGCCTGCTACTACCAGCCGCTGGCCTGGTGCCTGGCCGAGGGCTTCGAGCGCTTCGAGGGTGGCGCACAGGGCGCGCACAAGATGGCCCGTGGCCTGCTGCCGGTGGCCACGCACTCGGCACACTGGTTGCGTGACGAGCGCTTTGCCGGCGCGGTGGCCGACTTCCTGGAGCGCGAGGGTGACGGCGTGGCCGCCTACGTCGACGAGTTGCGCGAGCGCAACCCGTTCAAGGCGACACCGCCGGGCACCGCCTGA
- the ppa gene encoding inorganic diphosphatase, which translates to MSLHNVTPGPKAPDQFNVIIEIPMNGDPIKYEVDHESGALFVDRFMSTAMHYPCNYGYIPNTLADDGDPVDVLVITPVPLIPGVVVTCRPLGMLKMDDEAGGDNKLLAVPIDKILSIYTQWQKPEDLNPMRLRTIQHFFEHYKDLEPGKWVKVLGWEGPEAAKAEVSAGIAHYARSHAA; encoded by the coding sequence ATGAGCCTGCACAACGTGACTCCCGGCCCCAAGGCCCCTGACCAGTTCAACGTGATCATCGAGATCCCGATGAACGGCGACCCGATCAAGTACGAGGTCGACCACGAGTCCGGCGCGTTGTTCGTTGACCGCTTCATGAGCACGGCGATGCACTACCCGTGCAACTACGGCTACATCCCCAACACGCTGGCCGACGATGGCGACCCGGTGGATGTGCTGGTGATCACGCCCGTGCCGCTGATCCCGGGCGTGGTGGTCACCTGCCGCCCGCTGGGCATGCTGAAGATGGACGACGAGGCCGGCGGCGACAACAAGCTGCTGGCCGTGCCCATCGACAAGATCCTGTCGATCTACACGCAGTGGCAGAAGCCCGAGGACCTCAACCCGATGCGGCTGCGGACCATCCAGCACTTTTTCGAGCACTACAAGGATCTCGAGCCCGGCAAGTGGGTCAAGGTGCTCGGCTGGGAAGGCCCCGAGGCCGCCAAGGCCGAGGTGTCGGCCGGCATCGCCCACTACGCGCGCAGCCACGCCGCCTGA